The DNA window GTCCAGCAGGGCAGCCTCTACCGCCTCATCAACCCGCGCAATGGCAGCGACCACTCCGCCACCGAGTCCGTCTCAACCGACCTCCACCAGGCCGTCCTCTTCACCTTCCTCAAATCGAGCACGCAGCGCTACCCCTATCCCCGCGTCTACCTCAAGGGCCTCGACCCCGCCAAGCAATACAAGGTCACCCCCATGTACGGCACCCTGAAGAAGGACACCCCCGAAACCGCTTCCGGAGCCTACTGGATGAACCACGGCCTAGACCCCGACCTAACCGGCGACTTCAAAGCGGCAGCATTCAAGTTCGAGGTTCGGTGACCGCACAAAATCTGGGTGCCCCATATCTGGCAGCTTCACCGCCAGATGTGGGGTTCTCCCATAAAGTAGAATCCCCACCATGCCAAGCCGCCTCAACCGTTATCACCACGAAGGCGAAGACCATTTCATCACCGTTAGCTGCTATCACCGGCAACCCTACTTCATCACCCCACAAGCCAAAGACATCGCTCTAACTTCCCTCGAAGCCACACGTCAGAAGTATCAGTTCGAAATTCTCGGCTACGTTGTGATGCCAGAGCACGTCCACCTTCTCATCTCCGAACCACCCGACCACGAGAACCACACGATAGCCACAATCATGCAAGCGTG is part of the Granulicella aggregans genome and encodes:
- a CDS encoding REP-associated tyrosine transposase; this translates as MPSRLNRYHHEGEDHFITVSCYHRQPYFITPQAKDIALTSLEATRQKYQFEILGYVVMPEHVHLLISEPPDHENHTIATIMQAWKISVARRLPQRPFWQRRYYDFNVASRDKVIEKLRYMHRNPVTRGLVEHPEDWRWSSFRHYLLEEDGPVRITAT